A window of Juglans regia cultivar Chandler chromosome 7, Walnut 2.0, whole genome shotgun sequence contains these coding sequences:
- the LOC108996211 gene encoding neurogenic locus notch homolog protein 3-like, whose amino-acid sequence MEIFSLKLVTRIIHFHLLLLTLLICCNLRATSAQLIPNPLQVCALINCGEGTCKASNASLLGFDCECNPGWKKMQLGPLTFPSCVVPNCTIDFQCGKGSTSPPPPPAPLVPPPLNLSNPCALIWCGDGTCVTNGTGYTCECNEGSQNLLNLKGIACFKQCYLGADCNSLGFGPAPSSSASPRSTGPTGIGGGSSEAPICLRSLHALSTIILALIFQPWTN is encoded by the exons ATGGAAATCTTCAGTTTGAAGTTAGTCACTCGGATCATTCATTTCCATCTCCTTCTCTTGACTCTCTTGATATGCTGCAATCTGAGAGCCACTTCTGCACAGTTGATTCCAAACCCGTTACAAG TCTGTGCACTAATAAATTGTGGGGAAGGGACATGCAAGGCCTCTAATGCTTCATTGCTTGGTTTCGACTGCGAGTGTAATCCTGGTTGGAAGAAAATGCAACTCGGTCCTTTGACTTTCCCCTCTTGTGTTGTGCCTAAct GCACAATTGATTTTCAATGTGGCAAAGGGTCAACATCACCACCACCGCCACCAGCTCCTCTTGTTCCACCTCCTCTAAATTTGTCTAACC CTTGTGCTCTCATTTGGTGCGGCGATGGAACTTGCGTAACCAATGGAACTGGATACACATGCGAATGTAATGAAGGCTCCCAGAATTTGTTGAATTTAAAAGGCATAGCTTGTTTTAAGCAAT GCTACTTGGGAGCAGATTGTAATAGTCTTGGGTTTGGCCCAGCACCCAGTTCTTCTGCCTCGCCAAGAAGTACTGGGCCTACTGGCATAGGCGGCG GATCTAGTGAAGCACCAATTTGCTTGAGGAGTCTCCACGCACTAAGCACAATAATATTGGCCCTGATCTTTCAACCTTGGACTAATTAA
- the LOC118348958 gene encoding uncharacterized protein LOC118348958 — protein MVACCDSKSYVEQLATVEGWALRKAMELCEDLRLNKVIMERDAQVVVNAVNSQIEDLFYFGSIIEDLKVQLNEWPNWSVKYANRNTNTVVHILAKEALHIRIENIWIEDIPDFTVLQKVSKRQRIFRAGVDIDELVSSHEVCVPPGVNVYIVDSEATSSLNNVANRSDCPSDSMDFLTRQSGNTNIDETTVSNQFLIQQAPCVVREESSFETSIPSSRRGRGHRRFVGRRQLLQVVPSESYSLPYVPCCRHCKAKRFYHETNGFCCADGTISLATNDVPDQLYDLFTSDANEAAHFKTYVRTYNNKFAFTSFGVKFDRDLCRRNKGIYTFRTQGQIYHYIDDLVPLNGRPSSLQLYFYDTEHELENRISDSDRMNPSIIAQLIDILRINPYSVFFRSLGDLPNLENQVIHIRSYAGLDQRVFNAPTSSQVAAIWVENEDADQLGGRDICVFGHSGGSHIVQYYFGCYDPLQYPLLFPFGDTGWHQGIKRINRGSTSGRLLQQFVVDMYVKIETSRLDYFRSKQQHIRSELYQGIVDTITLGETNASNVGKRIILPSSFIGGPRDMRKRYMEAMALVQRYGKPDIFLTMTCNPNWQEISNELRLHEESQNRPDLVARVFRAKLEELKDRLFKQQIFGKVSAYVYVIEHQKRGLPHAHFLIILQRDWKLYAPESFDEIVSAEIPDKNTNLHLHNAVVKHMMHGPCGVLNPTNICMKKNGYCKSHYPKNFASSTTVGNDCFPIYRRSDNGITVKVRGHNLDNRWVVPYNPYLLATFDCHINVEICSTITAVKYLYKYIYKGHDRVAFNLVSEQNNQQIDEIQQFQSARWIAPPEAMWRIYGFVVNEMYPAVYSLHLHLEDQHQVTFRANENLINVLNSDRSAKSMLTEFFALNRVDENARTLLYKEFPEFYVWSQQYKEWTCRKKKTVIGRIITANPFEGERYYLRILLNHVRGPLSFEDLRTVDGVVAPTFREAATMHGLLQRDSGLEDCLHEASLYQMPSSLRWLFATILVYCNPTNPRELWERFEQDMSIDFRSTEDSMLTVRMQVLRSISFTLESMGKHINSFHLLDDDICFDEDQFESREIDDELAVEIPEEDTAASEILNSEQRHVYNSILENVFSNKTATFFVDGPGGTGKTFLYKALLAAVRSRKLVALATASSGVAASILPGGRTAHSRFKIPLDTDEHSMCCVSKQSAIAKLLRVARLIIWDEAPMSRKQHIEALDKMLRDINDSELTFGGKVIVFGGDFRQVLPVVRKGTRQEHVDASLVSSYLWPTLIKLRLTENMRARLDPVFSEYVLELGNGMPPITIDETVKIPNGMLVPYEDDCTSLDHLIDVVFQDIHEYSINISAMMNRAILTPKNSYVDEINTLLIHRFPGELRRYYSFDEAIDASEQSVMEDFLNTLTPNGLPPHELLLKINCPIMLLRNINPSEGLCNGTRLICRAFDRNVIDAEIAVGHHSGKRVFIPRIPFLPNLDENSVLKMRTVYTSMKDITPSTRNWKIKMIVADKSPKRTGQRSPVKYQSLTLIDPEGNRVQATMFDKDIDSRDDTLHIFRSYYISNAYVRPLDPKYRIETHEYQWILNSKTIIEEVPKDEEQLEVPKYQLIPFNELDAYKDSIAEIDVLAVAINIKPCREITSVHGPTTIQEIYVIDQSLNPICLTMWGQFVQDECKKISEIIGTKPVILGTRIRVGSYNGLSLSSRPKSKFMINPVLPEATSLQECCRAYVQLDDGTGKLSAVMFGEVVEEAFGCSAVELMNHTGDEHLPYIENLVAQVSQKEWMIELLVDPNRLNQQQHKNFNVISIDAVQEDTK, from the exons ATGGTAGCTTGTTGTGATTCGAAGAGTTATGTGGAACAACTTGCTACAGTTGAGGGCTGGGCACTAAGGAAAGCTATGGAGTTATGCGAGGATCTAAGGCTTAACAAAGTGATAATGGAGAGAGATGCTCAGGTTGTTGTCAATGCAGTGAATAGCCAGATTgaagacttattttattttggtagcATTATTGAAGACTTGAAGGTTCAGTTGAATGAGTGGCCTAACTGGTCAGTGAAGTATGCAAATAGAAATACAAATACAGTAGTACATATTCTTGCTAAAGAAGCATTACATATaagaatagaaaatatatgGATAGAAGATATACCA GATTTCACTGTTCTACAAAAAGTGTCAAAGAGACAACGAATTTTCCGCGCTGGTGTTGATATCGATGAATTGGTTTCGTCTCATGAAGTATGTGTTCCTCCTGGTGTTAATGTCTATATAGTTGATTCAGAGGCAACTTCATCATTAAACAATGTGGCGAATCGTTCTGATTGTCCGAGTGATTCTATGGATTTCCTGACACGTCAATCAGGAAACACAAACATAGATGAAACGACCGTCTCTAATCAGTTTTTGATTCAACAG GCTCCATGTGTTGTTCGGGAAGAGTCAAGTTTTGAAACAAGTATACCATCATCTCGTAGGG GTAGGGGACATCGTCGCTTTGTTGGACGTAGACAACTATTGCAAGTTGTGCCATCTGAATCATATTCCTTGCCGTATGTGCCTTGTTGCAGACATTGTAAAGCAAAACGATTCTATCATGAAACAAATGGATTTTGCTGTGCAGATGGGACAATTTCTTTGGCCACAAATGATGTCCCTGATCAGCTTTATGATCTTTTTACCTCCGATGCAAATGAAGCGGCGCATTTTAAGACCTATGTTCGGACTTATAATAACAAGTTCGCGTTTACATCTTTTGGAGTTAAATTCGATAGAGATCTTTGCAGACGAAATAAAGGGATTTATACCTTCCGAACTCAGGGACAGATCTATCACTATATCGATGATTTAGTCCCTTTAAATGGTCGTCCTTCTTCTCTCCAATTGTATTTCTATGATACTGAGCACGAATTAGAAAATCGTATTTCTGATTCAGACAGAATGAACCCATCAATTATAGCTCAACTCATCGATATTCTTCGCATAAATCCATATTCTGTGTTTTTCCGATCTCTTGGTGATTTGCCAAATTTGGAAAATCAAGTAATCCATATAAGATCATATGCTGGCCTAGATCAGCGTGTGTTCAATGCCCCGACATCTTCACAAGTTGCAGCGATATGGGTTGAAAATGAAGATGCAGATCAGTTGGGAGGACGGGACATTTGTGTCTTTGGTCATTCTGGTGGAAGTCATATAGTTCAGTATTATTTTGGCTGCTATGATCCACTTCAGTATCCGCTATTATTTCCTTTTGGGGATACTGGTTGGCACCAAGGCATTAAAAGGATCAATAGAGGAAGCACA TCTGGTCGTCTATTGCAACAATTCGTTGTTGATATGTATGTTAAGATCGAGACATCAAGATTAGACTATTTCCGTAGCAAACAACAACATATTCGATCTGAGTTATATCAAGGTATTGTTGATACCATTACACTAGGGGAAACTAACGCTTCTAATGTTGGAAAACGGATTATTCTGCCTTCGTCATTTATTGGGGGTCCAAGAGACATGCGAAAAagatatatggaagcaatggcTTTAGTTCAGCGTTATGGTAAACcagacatttttttaacaatgacATGCAATCCAAATTGGcaagaaatttcaaatgaattacGCCTACATGAGGAGAGTCAAAATCGGCCTGATTTAGTTGCTCGGGTCTTTCGTGCGAAATTAGAAGAATTAAAGGATCGATTATTCAAGCAACAGATATTTGGAAAAGTTTCAgcatatgtttatgttattgagCACCAAAAAAGAGGCCTTCCACATGctcattttctaattatattacaaAGAGATTGGAAACTCTATGCGCCTGAATCTTTTGATGAGATTGTATCGGCAGAGATACCTGATAAAAATACGAATTTGCACTTGCATAACGCCGTTGTCAAGCATATGATGCATGGACCATGTGGAGTGTTGAATCCAACAAAtatttgcatgaaaaaaaatggttattgcaAAAGccattatccaaaaaattttgCATCAAGTACGACTGTTGGAAATGATTGCTTCCCAATATATAGGCGTTCTGACAATGGAATAACTGTCAAAGTGAGAGGTCATAATTTGGATAACCGTTGGGTCGTTCCATATAATCCGTATTTGCTTGCAACATTTGACTGTCACATTAACGTCGAGATTTGTTCTACTATAACAGCAGtcaaatatctttataagtacatttacAAAGGGCATGATCGTGTTGCTTTCAATTTGGTTTCTGaacaaaataatcaacaaattgatgaaatccaacaattcCAATCAGCCCGATGGATTGCTCCGCCTGAagctatgtggagaatatatggCTTTGTTGTTAATGAAATGTACCCAGCAGTGTATAGCTTACATTTACATCTTGAGGATCAACACCAAGTAACTTTTCGAGCAAATGAAAACTTAATCAATGTTCTCAACTCTGATCGGTCTGCAAAATCGATGTTAACAGAATTCTTTGCATTAAATCGAGTGGATGAGAATGCCAGGACTTTGTTGTACAAAGAATTTCCAGAATTCTATGTTTGGAGCCAGCAATACAAAGAGTGGACTTGtcgaaaaaagaaaactgttatAGGTCGAATTATTACAGCAAATCCATTTGAAGGTGAGAGGTATTATCTGCGGATATTGCTAAATCATGTAAGAGGACCTTTGTCATTTGAAGATCTTAGGACAGTTGATGGTGTTGTGGCTCCAACTTTTCGTGAGGCAGCAACTATGCATGGTTTGCTACAGAGAGACAGTGGTTTAGAAGATTGCTTACATGAAGCATCTCTATATCAAATGCCGTCCAGTTTGAGGTGGCTATTTGCAACTATATTGGTTTATTGTAATCCAACCAATCCGAGAGAGCTTTGGGAACGTTTTGAGCAAGATATGTCAATTGATTTTAGGTCAACTGAAGATTCTATGTTGACTGTAAGAATGCAAGTTTTGCGCTCAATCTCTTTTACACTTGAATCAATGGGGAAACacattaattcatttcatcttcttgATGACGACATTTGTTTTGATGAAGACCAATTCGAATCTAGGGAAATCGATGATGAATTGGCTGTTGAAATTCCAGAAGAAGATACTGCTGCATCAGAAATCCTTAATAGTGAACAGCGACATGTCTATAAttcaattttggaaaatgttttttcaaacaaaactgCTACATTCTTTGTTGATGGCCCTGGTGGGACAGGGAAGACATTCCTGTACAAGGCACTTCTCGCTGCAGTAAGATCAAGAAAATTAGTGGCACTTGCAACTGCTTCATCTGGTGTTGCTGCATCTATCCTTCCTGGAGGTCGAACAGCACACTCGCGCTTTAAGATTCCATTAGATACTGATGAACATAGCATGTGTTGTGTCAGTAAACAAAGTGCCATTGCAAAGCTACTACGTGTAGCAAGGTTAATTATATGGGATGAGGCCCCTATGTCAAGAAAACAACACATCGAAGCTTTAGATAAAATGTTACGAGACATTAATGATTCAGAGTTAACATTCGGTGGAAAAGTTATCGTTTTTGGTGGAGATTTTCGCCAGGTTTTACCTGTGGTTCGTAAAGGAACAAGACAAGAACATGTTGACGCCAGTTTGGTTTCATCTTATTTGTGGCCTACATTGATCAAACTTCGTTTAACTGAAAATATGAGAGCAAGATTGGATCCAGTTTTTTCAGAATATGTGTTAGAATTAGGCAACGGAATGCCACCAATCACAATTGACGAAACTGTAAAAATTCCTAATGGCATGCTTGTTCCCTATGAAGATGACTGTACTTCTTTGGATCATTTAATAGATGTTGTTTTCCAAGATATTcatgaatattcaataaatatttcagcTATGATGAATCGGGCCATATTAACACCAAAGAACAGTtatgttgatgaaataaatacaTTACTGATTCATAGGTTTCCTGGTGAGCTTAGGCGATATTATAGCTTTGATGAAGCAATAGATGCATCTGAACAATCAGTTATGgaggattttttaaatactcTAACCCCAAATGGACTTCCTCCTCATGAATTGTTACTAAAGATAAACTGTCCCATCATGTTGCTTAGAAACATTAACCCTTCAGAAGGACTATGCAACGGAACACGTCTAATTTGTCGGGCTTTTGATCGAAATGTAATTGATGCAGAAATCGCAGTTGGGCACCATAGCGGAAAAAGAGTCTTTATTCCAAGGATCCCATTCTTGCCAAATCTTGATGAAAATAGTG TTTTAAAGATGCGGACGGTTTATACATCGATGAAAGATATCACTCCAAGTACAAGgaattggaaaatcaaaatgatcGTGGCAGACAAGTCACCCAAACGAACAGGCCAACGCTCACCAGTGAAGTACCAAAGCCTAACATTGATTGATCCAGag GGAAATCGAGTGCAAGCAACAATGTTTGATAAAGATATAGACTCGCGAGATGATACTTTACATATTTTCCGGTCATACTACATCAGTAATGCATATGTAAGGCCACTGGATCCGAAGTATAGAATTGAAACACATGAATATCAATGGATCTTAAATTCCAAAACGATAATTGAGGAAGTTCCAAAGGATGAAGAACAATTGGAGGTACCAAAGTACCAACTCATTCCGTTCAATGAATTAGACGCTTACAAAGACTCAATTGCAGAAATAG ATGTTTTAGCTGTTGCAATCAATATCAAGCCATGTAGAGAGATAACTTCAGTACATGGACCAACAACTATTCAGGAAATATATGTCATTGATCaaag CTTAAACCCCATATGTTTAACTATGTGGGGTCAATTTGTGCAAGatgaatgcaaaaaaatatcagaaataaTTGGGACAAAGCCAGTTATACTTGGAACAAGAATAAGAGTTGGTTCTTAtaatg GATTGTCTCTTTCATCACGTCCGAAAAGTAAATTTATGATCAATCCTGTTCTTCCTGAGGCAACTTCATTGCAAGAGTG TTGTCGAGCATATGTTCAACTCGACGATGGTACAGGAAAACTATCTGCTGTTATGTTTGGTGAAGTTGTAGAGGAAGCATTCGGTTGTTCGGCAGTTGAGCTAATGAATCATACTGGTGAt GAACATTTGCCTTATATAGAAAATCTTGTAGCACAAGTTTCACAGAAAGAGTGGATGATTGAACTTTTAGTAGATCCCAATCGACTCAACCAACAACAGCACAAGAATTTCAATGTCATTTCTATTGATGCAGTACAAGAAGACACAAAATGA
- the LOC108996105 gene encoding gibberellin 3-beta-dioxygenase 1-like: MPLRLSDAFRAHPVHLCHKHPDFTSLQELPDSYTWGQLDVESSSSYGDSFSSESVPVVDLSDPNALTLVGHACKTWGVFQVTNHSISQNLLDDIENTGRSLFSLPVQQKLKAARSPDGVSGYGLARISSFFPKLMWSEGFTVVGSPLEQFRQLWPQDYGKFCDTIEEYETEMKKLAGRLMWLMLGSLGISKEDIKWAGPKGDLKGASAALQLNSYPACPDPDRAMGLAAHTDSTLLTILYQNNTSGLQVHREGTGWVTVPPLPGALVVNVGDLLHILSNGSYPSVLHRAVVNRTRYRLSVAYLYGPPGSVQISPLSKLLGPSRPPLYRPVTWTEYLGTKAKHFNKALSSVRLCAPLNGLVDVNDHNRVQVG, from the exons ATGCCTTTAAGACTATCAGATGCCTTTAGAGCCCATCCTGTCCACCTGTGCCATAAACACCCCGACTTCACCTCACTTCAAGAGTTACCTGACTCGTACACATGGGGACAACTCGACGTcgagtcttcttcttcatatGGCGACTCATTTAGCTCAGAGTCCGTGCCAGTTGTCGATCTCTCTGACCCAAATGCTCTCACACTTGTAGGCCATGCATGTAAAACTTGGGGTGTGTTCCAAGTTACAAACCATAGCATCTCTCAAAACCTTCTTGATGACATTGAGAACACTGGTAGAAGCCTATTCTCTCTACCTGTCCAGCAAAAACTCAAAGCTGCTCGTTCCCCAGATGGTGTCTCTGGCTATGGCCTGGCTCGGATCTCTTCCTTTTTCCCAAAGCTCATGTGGTCCGAGGGATTTACCGTCGTAGGCTCGCCACTCGAACAATTCCGCCAACTTTGGCCGCAAGATTATGGCAAATTCTG tGACACAATTGAAGAATACGAGACAGAGATGAAAAAGCTCGCAGGGAGGCTTATGTGGCTAATGCTAGGCTCCTTGGGCATATCCAAGGAGGATATCAAATGGGCTGGCCCAAAAGGTGACTTGAAAGGGGCATCCGCAGCCTTGCAATTGAACTCCTATCCTGCTTGTCCGGACCCCGACCGAGCCATGGGTCTAGCAGCACACACCGACTCGACCCTGCTCACCATTCTCTACCAAAACAACACCAGTGGCCTTCAAGTCCACCGGGAGGGAACAGGGTGGGTCACGGTTCCACCACTTCCGGGTGCACTTGTGGTCAACGTGGGCGACCTCCTCCACATCCTATCAAACGGCTCGTACCCGAGTGTCCTCCACCGCGCTGTTGTTAACCGCACCCGTTATCGTCTCTCAGTTGCATATCTCTATGGGCCACCAGGCAGTGTCCAAATCTCGCCACTCTCAAAGCTGCTAGGACCCAGTCGCCCCCCACTCTACCGGCCAGTCACTTGGACCGAGTACCTTGGCACCAAGGCTAAGCATTTCAACAAGGCACTTTCCTCTGTCCGCCTTTGCGCTCCTCTTAATGGATTGGTTGATGTAAATGATCATAACAGAGTACAAgttggctag